One stretch of Halobiforma lacisalsi AJ5 DNA includes these proteins:
- a CDS encoding PAS domain-containing sensor histidine kinase, with amino-acid sequence MTTHMLPPFLDSLETGISIHDPETGTILDVNDQFEEIFGYSLTALREQPMATFTAPSMQMTSEEVHQHVRSAATGEPQSFELQIERPNGEYRWVDIQLTQTAISSEKYVLGQVSDVTEYKVREQLLRLLHRVLRHNLRNDMNILIGYADRVKTSVESEQLEDQIETILDIASEVGALSDSLDQIEQIVQSDATEREAINLHRMVTNRVQEFQSAHSSVTFTVEGASDVWVTADSGLQYAIDNAIENAIVHNDQETPEVAVTVTEDTETDQGVVRIADNGPSIPDIEIEVLQDNTDIHSTFHGSGIGLWLMKWSVDSLGGELSFGANDPRGNVVEIAIPNTKQ; translated from the coding sequence GTGACTACCCACATGTTGCCCCCATTTCTCGATAGTCTCGAGACAGGTATTTCGATCCACGACCCGGAAACGGGCACTATCCTCGATGTGAATGACCAGTTTGAAGAAATCTTCGGATACTCTCTTACGGCCTTGCGCGAACAGCCGATGGCGACGTTTACTGCCCCATCAATGCAAATGACATCGGAGGAGGTCCACCAGCACGTTCGGTCAGCAGCAACTGGCGAACCGCAGTCGTTCGAACTGCAGATCGAACGGCCAAACGGAGAGTATCGCTGGGTGGATATCCAACTGACCCAGACAGCGATTAGTTCAGAAAAGTACGTTCTCGGCCAGGTCTCCGACGTTACTGAGTATAAGGTTCGTGAACAACTGCTGCGACTCCTCCACCGGGTACTTCGGCACAACCTCCGCAACGACATGAACATCCTCATCGGGTACGCCGACCGGGTCAAAACCTCGGTCGAAAGCGAGCAACTCGAGGACCAGATCGAGACGATTTTGGATATTGCATCGGAGGTCGGAGCGTTGAGCGATTCACTTGATCAGATCGAACAGATCGTCCAATCCGATGCGACAGAACGTGAAGCGATTAATCTCCACAGGATGGTCACAAACCGTGTACAGGAGTTTCAGTCAGCCCACTCATCCGTGACGTTTACTGTTGAGGGAGCGTCGGATGTCTGGGTCACTGCAGATTCTGGGCTGCAATACGCGATCGATAACGCGATCGAAAATGCAATCGTCCACAACGATCAGGAGACGCCGGAGGTGGCGGTGACCGTCACCGAGGATACCGAAACCGATCAGGGAGTGGTTCGAATCGCTGATAACGGGCCTTCGATACCGGACATCGAAATCGAGGTACTGCAGGATAATACCGATATCCACAGTACGTTTCACGGCTCCGGAATCGGACTTTGGCTCATGAAGTGGTCGGTCGATTCACTCGGTGGTGAACTCTCGTTTGGAGCAAACGACCCTCGAGGGAACGTCGTTGAGATCGCGATCCCGAACACAAAACAGTGA
- the tnpC gene encoding IS66 family transposase, producing the protein MNADDFTKEELLSRLLQLEQRVEELERENKRKDKKIDQKDERIEELETRLRKYENPHTPPSKRRSGTDESPTSQDDEDENVRTDGGTPGRKDGHDPEWRATADPDKEIDVTCDCCPECGEHFDESVGVSPRLVEEVPDPQPPEITRYNRHYYQCSSCGTETVATHPDCPDEGQFGVNVISQAALSRYDHRLPYRKIADRFEQLHGLELSGASAWHATERAARAGRCEYEQIRRQIQQAEIVHVDETGIKREGEQAWIWTFRTSEHTLYAVRESRGSDVPAEVLGEDFPGTVICDGWTAYPAFSSNLQRCWAHLLREAEDAASDHEEAEPVYRYLKQMFVGLQSWLETDPSLRERAQMHRSCQNGLRSLVGRSVTDEPVATLLGKIEGGIDHWLTFVGEPAVSPTNNAAENALREPVVLRKIIGTLRNDRGMFVHETILSLLATWRQQGRNPYEELRRVVNNNEMISRAHTEPAVETSG; encoded by the coding sequence GTGAACGCAGACGATTTCACCAAAGAAGAGCTCCTTTCTCGGCTTCTCCAACTTGAGCAACGAGTCGAAGAACTCGAACGGGAGAACAAGCGAAAGGACAAGAAAATCGATCAGAAGGACGAGCGGATAGAAGAACTCGAAACACGCCTTCGCAAATACGAAAATCCGCATACACCGCCCAGTAAGCGACGGTCGGGGACTGACGAGTCCCCGACCTCGCAGGACGACGAAGACGAGAATGTTCGAACCGATGGCGGTACTCCCGGACGGAAGGACGGTCACGACCCTGAGTGGCGTGCAACAGCAGATCCCGACAAAGAGATCGATGTCACCTGTGACTGTTGTCCCGAGTGTGGCGAACACTTCGACGAGTCGGTGGGCGTCAGCCCCCGACTCGTCGAGGAGGTTCCCGATCCACAGCCACCAGAAATCACCCGGTACAACCGTCACTACTACCAGTGCAGCTCTTGTGGAACAGAAACCGTTGCTACACACCCCGACTGCCCCGATGAGGGGCAGTTCGGGGTGAACGTCATCTCTCAAGCAGCACTTTCTCGGTACGATCACCGCCTCCCCTACCGGAAAATCGCTGACCGGTTCGAGCAACTGCATGGATTAGAACTCTCGGGCGCGTCCGCGTGGCACGCGACCGAGCGCGCTGCGCGCGCCGGTCGCTGCGAATACGAACAGATTCGAAGACAGATTCAGCAAGCAGAGATCGTTCACGTTGACGAAACCGGTATCAAACGCGAGGGTGAGCAGGCGTGGATTTGGACGTTTCGGACGAGCGAGCACACGCTATACGCCGTAAGGGAGAGTCGTGGAAGTGATGTTCCCGCGGAAGTCCTCGGCGAGGACTTCCCGGGAACGGTCATCTGCGATGGGTGGACGGCGTATCCAGCGTTCAGCAGTAACCTTCAGCGGTGCTGGGCACATCTTCTCCGAGAAGCTGAAGACGCTGCTAGTGACCACGAGGAGGCAGAACCCGTTTACCGGTATCTCAAGCAGATGTTCGTCGGTCTCCAGTCGTGGCTGGAGACCGACCCGAGTCTTCGTGAGAGAGCACAGATGCACCGCTCATGCCAGAACGGGCTTAGATCGCTCGTGGGGCGGTCAGTAACCGACGAACCAGTGGCAACACTACTCGGGAAAATCGAAGGAGGGATCGACCACTGGCTCACCTTCGTCGGTGAGCCAGCGGTCTCCCCGACGAACAACGCAGCTGAGAACGCACTTCGTGAACCAGTCGTTCTCCGGAAAATCATCGGGACACTCCGTAACGATCGAGGTATGTTCGTTCACGAGACGATCTTGTCCCTGCTGGCGACATGGCGCCAGCAGGGACGCAATCCCTACGAAGAACTTCGCCGAGTCGTCAACAACAATGAGATGATATCACGGGCTCACACTGAACCGGCTGTTGAGACTTCGGGGTAA
- a CDS encoding DUF6338 family protein, whose amino-acid sequence MRLRGKHVPDIESFLSSGEIHVIGGLYLLVVTICVLLGIALGIISRRRKSPLWAENRIWENYFNKVEDDEFQLRVVTSDGTKIEGRIDKYGESAGKRDITLRKPRTVSITEDGEVQTIEKWTGAVYIHNQDISYVKIDELPDAEEVLDDEEDGKDGEEIQFDEQGPSEEDIKSDRNEVAAFAVEESGENGFLSRLGDKLRPFSTSSSEGQTDGRSTETETDGHAHQGSRSDDSSEGDTTREEKSTQPRN is encoded by the coding sequence TTGAGACTTCGGGGTAAACACGTACCCGATATAGAATCATTTCTCAGTAGTGGCGAAATCCACGTTATTGGTGGTCTGTACCTTCTTGTAGTCACTATCTGTGTTTTACTTGGGATCGCTCTTGGCATCATCAGTCGACGTCGGAAATCACCACTATGGGCAGAAAACCGTATCTGGGAGAACTATTTCAATAAGGTCGAAGACGATGAATTCCAATTGCGTGTTGTAACATCTGATGGCACCAAGATCGAGGGTCGGATCGATAAGTACGGAGAGTCTGCCGGAAAACGAGATATCACATTACGGAAACCTCGCACTGTCTCTATTACCGAGGACGGGGAGGTTCAGACTATTGAAAAGTGGACTGGGGCAGTCTATATCCACAATCAAGATATCTCATACGTGAAAATTGATGAGTTGCCGGACGCTGAGGAGGTTCTTGACGACGAAGAAGACGGCAAAGATGGTGAAGAGATTCAATTTGATGAACAGGGCCCTTCGGAAGAAGATATCAAAAGTGACCGGAACGAAGTCGCGGCATTTGCCGTCGAAGAGTCTGGTGAAAACGGATTTCTGTCCCGACTCGGGGATAAGCTTCGTCCATTTAGTACATCCTCATCAGAGGGGCAAACCGATGGCCGATCAACAGAAACAGAGACTGACGGTCACGCTCACCAAGGCTCTCGGTCGGATGATTCGAGTGAGGGTGATACGACGCGAGAGGAGAAGTCGACTCAACCGCGGAATTAA
- a CDS encoding helix-turn-helix transcriptional regulator, translating into MNPTLLPLALLEANDEEPVEGITRFQKLVFLFDREIHEEEDIYQFRPDKYGPFSKRLYDDLDWLVEEGLVERDTTKSPFGNDTQRYKLTSKGKRALQRARDEGQLEFDEQQLSNIKDDYNDQNLWNLLETVYEKYPRMAKNSKLNI; encoded by the coding sequence ATGAACCCGACGCTCCTCCCACTGGCGCTATTGGAAGCCAATGATGAGGAGCCGGTAGAAGGAATCACGCGATTCCAGAAACTCGTCTTCCTCTTCGACCGCGAAATACACGAAGAGGAGGACATTTACCAATTCCGACCGGACAAATACGGTCCGTTTTCGAAGCGGTTATACGACGATCTCGACTGGCTCGTCGAAGAAGGACTCGTCGAGAGGGATACGACGAAGTCGCCGTTCGGGAACGATACGCAACGATACAAGCTAACGAGCAAAGGCAAACGCGCTCTACAGCGGGCACGCGACGAAGGCCAACTTGAGTTCGACGAGCAGCAACTTTCGAACATCAAAGACGATTACAACGATCAGAATCTGTGGAATCTCCTCGAGACAGTCTACGAAAAATACCCCAGAATGGCCAAGAACAGCAAGCTAAATATTTAA
- a CDS encoding PIN domain-containing protein, translated as MPRALIDTSVLFAATYKRDSSHDAALPVLHGIDDGTLPEAVVVDYVLAETLNGLTTHAGPGAAVDLLDRIEENARFHIDSLTSDAFATGKAHFRQHEPLSFVDACIIAYMQTEGLGYLYAFDDDFDAVEDVYRLDTATNPYDPN; from the coding sequence ATGCCCCGCGCACTCATCGATACGTCGGTCCTGTTTGCAGCCACGTACAAGCGAGACAGTTCACATGACGCCGCACTCCCGGTGCTCCACGGCATCGACGATGGAACACTTCCAGAAGCAGTCGTCGTCGACTACGTACTCGCCGAGACGCTCAATGGCCTCACGACCCATGCCGGTCCAGGCGCAGCTGTTGATCTCCTCGATCGAATCGAAGAAAACGCCCGCTTCCATATCGATTCACTCACTAGCGACGCCTTCGCAACAGGGAAGGCCCACTTCCGTCAACACGAACCTCTCTCCTTCGTCGATGCCTGTATTATCGCATACATGCAAACCGAGGGGCTTGGATACCTGTATGCATTCGACGATGACTTCGACGCAGTCGAGGACGTCTATCGACTTGACACAGCGACGAACCCCTACGATCCAAACTAG
- a CDS encoding AbrB/MazE/SpoVT family DNA-binding domain-containing protein yields MSSDRIDAESKVSGNQANIPARIRRELDIDDGDHLRWHLEEDGSIRVQVIQQETGTFSDFDGYAGEETTDVTRDHDAWGIDVE; encoded by the coding sequence ATGAGCAGCGACCGAATCGACGCCGAAAGCAAGGTCTCAGGGAATCAAGCAAACATCCCTGCCCGCATTCGACGTGAACTCGATATCGACGACGGCGACCACCTCCGCTGGCACCTCGAGGAGGATGGAAGCATTCGAGTTCAGGTTATTCAACAGGAAACAGGTACGTTCTCCGATTTCGACGGCTACGCCGGTGAGGAGACGACCGATGTAACAAGAGACCATGACGCCTGGGGCATCGACGTCGAGTAA
- a CDS encoding TorD/DmsD family molecular chaperone: MSGVRSERAETEPAAAELATGYAMLARCWRQPTADVVDAVTTELLEEVDSSTATTDVTGLRTEHARLFVGPGDPPCPPYESVYRDDGDVLGPTTRAAVEWYRAYDLGLEPDWPDLPDHIATELEFAAHLLERGEVDACEQFLDEHLRQWTGEFLEAVRVETHEPYYEALATATEAAISAEQR; the protein is encoded by the coding sequence ATGAGTGGCGTGCGTTCCGAACGGGCGGAAACGGAACCCGCGGCCGCGGAACTGGCCACCGGCTACGCGATGCTGGCCCGCTGCTGGCGGCAACCGACCGCTGACGTGGTCGACGCGGTGACGACCGAACTGCTCGAGGAGGTCGACTCCTCGACCGCAACTACGGACGTTACGGGCCTTCGGACGGAACACGCACGGCTGTTCGTCGGTCCCGGTGACCCACCGTGTCCGCCCTACGAGAGCGTCTATCGCGACGACGGCGACGTGCTGGGGCCGACGACCCGCGCGGCCGTCGAGTGGTATCGCGCCTACGATCTGGGCCTCGAGCCGGACTGGCCCGACCTGCCCGACCACATCGCGACCGAACTCGAGTTCGCCGCGCACCTGCTCGAGCGCGGGGAGGTCGACGCCTGCGAACAGTTCCTCGACGAACACCTCCGCCAGTGGACCGGGGAGTTCCTCGAGGCTGTCAGGGTGGAGACACACGAGCCCTACTACGAGGCGCTGGCGACGGCGACCGAGGCCGCGATCAGTGCTGAGCAGCGCTGA
- the nrfD gene encoding NrfD/PsrC family molybdoenzyme membrane anchor subunit, producing the protein MSTQRDSGVVVPQFGTRGKAWLALLGIVIVAGLAAWGYQLSRGLAVTGMDNVFSWGLYIMLFVFFIGLSAGGLIISSAPKFFHSKRYDSLAALGVLVSLGCIVVAGLLILPDLGKPSRVTGFLTSPDFRSPMVWDFGIVLLYGLFNVGYLWLLTRRDLAKMGSQLAFGVEDTPAGRERDRKLAFWAAAVAMPLAIALHSVTGWIFATQIGRGDWFNPLVAPMFIMKALVSGLALLLVTAIVVDRVTRFRMPRELVPELGKVLGIFVAVHVVYLVAAERLPHAWAANFEFWSITSAFLVGDTVHFWLWTVVGGAVPIALLAVPSWRRKVGVVFAASVAAIVGILFEGVYLIFTGYRDLNIDASPGVTTGTDYTGIGSDVWATVGSYTPTLIELLVTLGIVAVGALIVTLGLRFLPVQPGGRKPMPAARDEASDPDAETPPDAAVADGGYVADGTDGDRR; encoded by the coding sequence ATGAGCACCCAACGGGATTCCGGTGTCGTCGTCCCGCAGTTCGGCACCCGAGGGAAAGCGTGGCTCGCTCTGCTGGGGATCGTCATCGTCGCGGGCCTCGCCGCTTGGGGCTACCAGCTTAGCCGCGGACTCGCCGTCACCGGCATGGACAACGTCTTCTCCTGGGGGCTATACATCATGCTGTTCGTCTTCTTCATCGGCCTCTCGGCCGGCGGCCTGATCATCTCGAGTGCGCCGAAGTTCTTCCACTCGAAGCGCTACGACAGTCTGGCGGCGCTGGGCGTGTTGGTGAGCCTGGGCTGTATCGTCGTCGCCGGGCTGTTGATCCTGCCGGACCTGGGCAAGCCGAGTCGCGTCACCGGGTTCCTGACCTCGCCGGACTTCCGGTCACCGATGGTCTGGGACTTCGGGATCGTGCTCCTCTATGGGCTGTTCAACGTGGGCTACCTCTGGCTGTTGACCCGGCGCGACCTCGCGAAGATGGGGTCGCAACTGGCGTTCGGCGTCGAGGATACTCCCGCAGGCCGCGAGCGCGACCGAAAGCTCGCCTTCTGGGCGGCCGCCGTCGCGATGCCGCTGGCGATCGCGTTGCACTCGGTGACGGGCTGGATCTTCGCGACCCAGATCGGCCGCGGCGACTGGTTCAACCCGCTGGTCGCGCCGATGTTCATCATGAAGGCGCTGGTGTCTGGACTGGCGCTGTTGCTGGTGACGGCGATCGTCGTCGACCGAGTCACGCGGTTCCGGATGCCTCGCGAACTGGTGCCGGAACTCGGGAAGGTGCTCGGCATCTTCGTCGCAGTCCACGTCGTCTACCTGGTGGCTGCCGAGCGGCTGCCCCACGCGTGGGCCGCGAACTTCGAGTTCTGGTCGATCACGAGCGCCTTTTTGGTCGGCGACACGGTCCACTTCTGGCTGTGGACGGTCGTCGGCGGCGCGGTGCCGATCGCCCTGCTTGCGGTGCCGTCCTGGCGGCGGAAGGTGGGCGTCGTCTTCGCGGCCAGCGTCGCGGCGATCGTGGGCATCCTCTTCGAGGGGGTGTACCTGATCTTCACGGGCTACCGTGACCTGAACATCGACGCCTCCCCCGGTGTTACGACCGGTACTGACTACACGGGCATCGGCTCCGACGTCTGGGCGACGGTCGGCAGCTACACGCCGACGCTGATCGAGTTGCTGGTGACGCTCGGCATCGTCGCTGTCGGTGCGCTGATCGTCACGCTCGGCCTGCGGTTCCTGCCCGTCCAGCCCGGCGGCCGCAAGCCCATGCCCGCCGCGCGAGACGAGGCGAGCGACCCCGACGCGGAAACACCGCCAGACGCGGCCGTCGCGGACGGCGGCTACGTCGCCGACGGAACGGACGGTGATCGCCGATGA
- the dsrO gene encoding sulfate reduction electron transfer complex DsrMKJOP subunit DsrO yields MTNYGMVIDLERCIGCHACAVSCSQENNVSLDQQWNRILTEGGDSMDTPEGKYPEDGRDGTLSMNHLPMACQHCENAPCVKVCPVNATYKRDDGIVAIDYDKCMGCRYCMSACPYNARVFNYDEPETLPAEGTGNVEQREQGVVEKCTFCSHRVEEDLDPACTVACPADARIFGDLDDEESTVSRYINKYETDQLLEELETDPNTYYVRGDMTPGRKRHGNELEGTEKKEVGNPDGVATDGGESE; encoded by the coding sequence ATGACGAACTACGGAATGGTAATCGATCTGGAGCGGTGTATCGGCTGTCACGCCTGTGCCGTGAGCTGTAGCCAGGAGAACAACGTCTCGCTTGACCAGCAGTGGAACCGGATCCTCACCGAGGGCGGGGATTCGATGGATACGCCGGAGGGCAAGTACCCCGAAGACGGCCGGGACGGAACACTCTCGATGAACCACCTGCCGATGGCGTGCCAGCACTGTGAGAACGCACCCTGCGTAAAGGTGTGCCCGGTCAACGCGACCTACAAGCGCGACGACGGCATCGTCGCGATCGACTACGACAAGTGCATGGGCTGTCGCTACTGCATGAGCGCCTGTCCGTACAACGCGCGGGTGTTCAACTACGACGAGCCGGAGACGCTCCCTGCCGAGGGCACGGGCAACGTCGAGCAGCGCGAACAGGGCGTCGTCGAGAAGTGTACGTTCTGTAGCCACCGGGTCGAGGAGGACCTCGATCCAGCCTGTACCGTCGCTTGCCCAGCCGACGCCCGGATCTTCGGCGACCTCGACGACGAGGAAAGCACCGTCTCGCGGTACATCAACAAGTACGAAACGGATCAACTCCTCGAGGAGCTAGAGACCGACCCCAACACCTACTACGTTCGTGGCGACATGACCCCCGGTCGGAAGCGACACGGAAACGAACTCGAGGGGACCGAGAAGAAGGAAGTCGGCAACCCTGACGGTGTCGCAACCGACGGAGGTGAGAGCGAATGA
- a CDS encoding molybdopterin-dependent oxidoreductase, producing MSKQEERTESGVSRRSVLLSAGAAAGVLGIGGKQTLDSLTRDATSGSVDGLFDETQVLNTACAPNCRGKCPLNVHVRDGQIKFVEPQMTDDEQYRRGCLLGQSHVQRVYSPKRLKYPMVRSDWSPGDPNPEGRGEGAEFEQVSWDEALDYVAEEMLRVREEYGPESVFFHTGSGDNGMGTTIFGRLASMFGGTQQGWSIDSNVGIGFNRVTGYGYFLPPTNESEDWVNANTIIVWGSDLLASQFQNDASKVLDAMESGAKLVVVDPVYTTTAAKADLWLPIKPGKDTHLALAMINEVLTEGIYDAEFLRERTTAGALVRDDTGELLRMGDIDGSDDDRVVGVHSETGEPVPLEPDTYADVELFGQYEVDGIEATTGLTLLEDHVQEYSPEAVADVAELDAEDIRTAARWLATRGPGGIASSYALGRYKYGHVFGQTYAILLALTGDYGKSGTIHAQHPLGASLSSGDYGSPEGAEGAQSLRMHEVPDALENGEPYPIKAIYGMESNMLVNQFPDRQRWMDLLENVDMFAMADIHRTPTVQHADILLPAAHWFEREDITDAWGSHPHISYRTKAHDPLWDARDDYYIINDLGEKLGYDDLFLNDKRAELEEIASNDDRFDFDELREKGNVRIDVDVIKYQDPFPTDTGRIEIYDEDQPVEDEGTVLDLPRPIEDRTTDDHELADEYPLMFMQKHSKWRIHSQWADNAMVRKMNPEPTLDVHPSDARERGIDEGDYVRVYNDRGEVVVRAEYNEGMQPGLINIDQGWWAEDFVEGSLQDLTHMEVNDLAPTFAFYDVRAEIEPAPDVDTSMYTDPESADWLGDYPSEGDAQ from the coding sequence ATGAGTAAGCAGGAAGAGCGGACTGAATCAGGAGTGAGCAGACGGTCCGTATTGCTCTCGGCTGGAGCAGCCGCCGGGGTGCTGGGGATCGGCGGCAAGCAAACGCTCGACTCGCTCACTCGAGACGCAACGAGCGGATCCGTCGACGGGTTGTTCGACGAAACGCAGGTCCTCAATACGGCGTGTGCACCGAACTGTCGCGGGAAGTGCCCGCTCAACGTCCACGTCAGGGATGGTCAGATCAAGTTCGTCGAACCCCAGATGACCGACGACGAGCAGTACCGGCGTGGATGTCTTCTGGGTCAGTCCCACGTCCAGCGGGTCTACAGCCCGAAACGGCTGAAGTACCCGATGGTGCGTAGCGACTGGTCGCCAGGCGATCCGAACCCCGAGGGTCGGGGCGAGGGTGCCGAGTTCGAACAGGTGTCCTGGGACGAGGCACTCGACTACGTCGCGGAGGAGATGCTCCGGGTTCGTGAGGAATACGGCCCCGAGAGCGTTTTCTTCCACACGGGGTCCGGCGATAACGGAATGGGGACGACGATCTTCGGCCGACTTGCGTCGATGTTCGGCGGCACCCAGCAGGGGTGGTCGATCGACTCCAACGTCGGTATCGGATTCAACCGCGTTACCGGGTACGGGTACTTCCTGCCCCCGACGAACGAGTCCGAGGACTGGGTCAATGCGAACACGATCATCGTCTGGGGCTCCGACCTGCTGGCGAGCCAGTTCCAGAACGACGCTTCGAAGGTTCTGGATGCGATGGAAAGCGGGGCCAAACTCGTCGTCGTGGATCCCGTCTACACGACGACGGCCGCGAAAGCCGACCTCTGGCTGCCGATCAAGCCCGGGAAGGACACGCACCTCGCGCTCGCAATGATCAACGAGGTGCTCACCGAGGGGATCTACGACGCGGAGTTCCTCCGGGAGCGAACGACCGCCGGCGCGCTCGTCCGGGACGATACCGGGGAACTGCTCCGGATGGGCGATATCGACGGTAGCGACGACGATCGCGTCGTCGGCGTCCACTCCGAAACCGGCGAGCCGGTTCCGCTCGAGCCCGATACCTACGCCGACGTCGAACTGTTCGGCCAGTACGAGGTCGACGGCATCGAAGCGACGACGGGGCTGACGCTGCTCGAGGACCACGTCCAGGAGTATTCACCCGAAGCCGTCGCCGACGTCGCGGAACTCGATGCGGAGGACATTCGAACCGCCGCTCGGTGGTTAGCAACTCGAGGTCCCGGCGGAATCGCCTCGAGCTACGCGCTTGGCCGGTACAAGTACGGTCACGTGTTCGGGCAGACGTACGCGATCCTGCTCGCGCTGACCGGCGACTACGGGAAATCCGGCACTATTCACGCCCAGCACCCGTTGGGCGCTTCGCTCTCGAGCGGGGACTACGGGAGCCCCGAGGGTGCCGAAGGCGCTCAATCCTTGCGGATGCACGAGGTTCCGGACGCGCTCGAGAACGGGGAGCCGTACCCGATCAAGGCGATCTACGGGATGGAGTCGAACATGCTGGTCAACCAGTTCCCGGATCGCCAGCGCTGGATGGACCTGCTCGAGAACGTCGACATGTTCGCGATGGCCGACATCCACCGGACCCCGACGGTCCAGCACGCGGACATTCTCCTGCCAGCGGCCCACTGGTTCGAGCGAGAGGACATCACCGACGCCTGGGGGTCGCATCCGCACATCTCGTATCGGACCAAGGCCCACGATCCGCTGTGGGATGCCCGTGACGACTACTACATCATCAACGACCTCGGGGAAAAGCTGGGATACGACGACCTGTTCCTGAACGATAAGCGCGCCGAACTGGAGGAGATCGCGTCGAACGACGACCGGTTCGATTTCGACGAACTGCGCGAGAAGGGGAACGTCAGAATCGACGTGGACGTCATCAAGTACCAGGATCCGTTCCCGACGGACACCGGCCGCATCGAGATCTACGACGAGGACCAGCCCGTCGAAGACGAGGGAACGGTCCTCGATCTCCCACGTCCGATCGAGGACCGGACCACCGACGACCACGAACTCGCCGACGAGTATCCGCTGATGTTCATGCAGAAGCACTCGAAGTGGCGGATTCACTCCCAGTGGGCCGACAACGCGATGGTCCGGAAGATGAACCCCGAGCCGACCCTCGACGTCCACCCGTCCGATGCCCGGGAACGCGGGATCGACGAGGGCGACTACGTCCGCGTCTACAACGATCGCGGCGAGGTCGTCGTGCGCGCCGAGTACAACGAGGGCATGCAGCCGGGCCTGATCAACATCGATCAGGGCTGGTGGGCCGAGGACTTCGTCGAGGGAAGCTTGCAGGACCTCACCCACATGGAAGTCAACGATCTCGCGCCGACGTTTGCGTTCTACGACGTCCGTGCGGAGATCGAACCCGCGCCCGACGTGGACACGAGCATGTACACCGATCCCGAGTCAGCCGACTGGCTCGGCGACTACCCCAGCGAAGGTGATGCACAATGA
- a CDS encoding 4Fe-4S ferredoxin N-terminal domain-containing protein, producing the protein MGTSDDEQPIEEDAAGVDPAVWEETADDLLEESPYDTDLGKEMSRDAVRVSAGRMSEAEFHEKYHDAVLEEFGVDDRPLEGGDDDE; encoded by the coding sequence ATGGGAACATCAGACGACGAGCAACCGATCGAAGAGGACGCCGCCGGCGTCGATCCCGCGGTCTGGGAGGAGACGGCCGATGACCTCCTCGAGGAGAGTCCGTACGATACGGACCTCGGCAAGGAGATGAGCAGGGACGCCGTGCGGGTCAGCGCGGGTCGCATGTCGGAAGCGGAGTTCCACGAGAAATATCACGACGCCGTCCTCGAGGAGTTCGGCGTCGACGACCGGCCGCTCGAGGGGGGTGACGACGATGAGTAA